In Erythrobacter sp. F6033, a single genomic region encodes these proteins:
- the mfd gene encoding transcription-repair coupling factor has product MPDLNRILAAETPLTLSSLPRGAVPLILGDLARAAKQRAVFIAPDDASMKAVAEAARYFAPEVEVLELPAWDCLPYDRASPALSVSAARLSALFKLQHPSGRSQLLVTTVNAALQRVLTPFRIRESVRQFKPGTTIGHNTLSALLTRQGYSRTDTVIDHGEFAVRGSIVDIFPSSLESGLRLDFFGDELESLRLFDPSTQRSIGRLDSHLLLPASEALIDDESIKRFRSRYREMFGAAATQDPLYEAVSDGRRLAGMEHWLPLFEERLSTIFDHLADNDLVVIDQAAIGAGDERITDIVDYHKQRERIAGEKAGSYRPIDPTALYLGKEEFEAAIASAPAHRASIFAAPESGANIDFGFKAARDFTPERGRGDNVYDAAAKHFKDIAKSGRKPLLAAYSTGSRARIASILSEAGCESVEADTWQEALGLAAKGKTAAMVLPLEAGFANETLEILTEQDVLGDRLVRRKKKRKDSDAFLAELQALTRGDLVVHVEHGIGKYLGLEPVPVGKSQHDCVQLEYKGGDKLFIPVENIDVLSRYGSSEEAVMLDRLGGEAWQKRRAKLKERITAIAGELMKVAAERALKKAPIFEAEEAGYNQFVDRFPWEETDDQDAAITDVLRDLESGKPMDRLVCGDVGFGKTEVALRAAFVAAMSGQQVAIVAPTTLLARQHYQSFSERFAGFPLKVGRLSRLVSSKEITETREGLASGDIDIVVGTHAILSKSTEFANLGLVIVDEEQRFGVTHKEKLKQLRSDVHMLTLTATPIPRTLQMAMTGLRELSTIQTPPVDRLAVRTYVMEWDDMVMREALLREHHRGGQSFIVVPRISDMADVEEWLRENVPEVKPISAHGQMGAGEIEERMSAFYEGKYEVLLSTTIVESGLDLPSANTIIIHRADRFGLAQLYQLRGRVGRSKLRAYAYLSYEKDVQLSEIAEKRLKVLGDLDSLGAGFQLASHDLDIRGAGNLLGDEQSGHIREVGFELYQSMLEDAILAAKAGEMGLEAAKDKVSPQITVDAPIMIPEEYVPDLAVRMALYRRLNQAQDKAEIESLAAEMIDRFGDLPSPTKNLIRLIEIKHQAITANIAKVDVGARGTLVTFHNDDFPDGPGLIAYVDRLAGTAKLRPDMKLVINRAWSDPESRLNGLFQLTKGLSGIVKKAAKRK; this is encoded by the coding sequence ATGCCCGATCTGAACCGCATTCTGGCGGCGGAGACTCCGCTGACCCTATCGTCGCTGCCGCGCGGCGCGGTTCCGCTGATCTTGGGCGATCTCGCACGGGCGGCAAAGCAACGTGCAGTCTTTATTGCTCCCGATGATGCGTCGATGAAAGCAGTGGCTGAAGCCGCACGCTATTTCGCCCCCGAGGTAGAAGTGCTGGAACTGCCGGCATGGGATTGTCTGCCTTATGACCGCGCATCGCCTGCGCTTTCGGTCAGCGCGGCGCGGCTGTCTGCTCTGTTCAAATTGCAGCACCCGTCCGGTAGATCACAATTGCTTGTGACAACCGTGAACGCGGCGTTGCAGCGCGTGCTCACCCCGTTCCGCATTCGTGAGAGCGTGCGTCAGTTCAAACCCGGCACAACTATCGGACACAACACGCTTTCTGCGCTGCTCACCCGTCAGGGATATTCGCGGACAGACACCGTGATCGACCACGGCGAATTTGCCGTGCGCGGGTCGATTGTCGATATTTTCCCATCGTCGCTCGAATCCGGTCTGCGGCTCGATTTCTTCGGGGACGAACTGGAAAGCCTGCGCTTGTTCGATCCGAGCACTCAGCGCAGCATCGGACGGTTGGATTCGCACCTGCTGCTGCCTGCTTCGGAAGCTTTGATCGATGATGAGAGCATCAAGCGTTTCCGCTCGCGCTACCGCGAGATGTTCGGCGCGGCGGCAACGCAGGACCCGCTCTATGAAGCGGTCAGCGACGGGCGTCGGCTTGCGGGCATGGAGCACTGGCTCCCACTGTTCGAAGAGCGCCTTTCGACCATCTTTGATCACCTTGCCGACAATGATTTGGTCGTGATCGATCAGGCCGCGATTGGCGCAGGCGATGAACGCATCACCGACATTGTCGACTACCACAAACAGCGCGAGCGCATCGCGGGCGAAAAAGCAGGCAGTTACCGCCCGATTGATCCGACCGCGCTCTATCTGGGCAAGGAGGAGTTTGAGGCCGCGATTGCCTCTGCGCCCGCCCACCGCGCCAGCATCTTTGCCGCACCGGAAAGCGGCGCAAATATCGATTTCGGCTTCAAAGCAGCGCGTGATTTTACGCCGGAGCGCGGGCGCGGCGACAATGTCTACGACGCCGCTGCAAAGCACTTCAAAGATATCGCAAAATCGGGTCGCAAGCCTTTGCTCGCGGCATACTCGACCGGTAGCCGTGCTCGCATAGCCTCCATCCTGTCCGAAGCGGGCTGTGAGAGCGTAGAGGCGGATACATGGCAGGAAGCTCTTGGCCTCGCCGCCAAGGGCAAAACCGCCGCCATGGTGCTTCCGCTAGAAGCGGGCTTCGCCAATGAGACCCTAGAAATCCTGACCGAACAGGATGTGTTGGGTGACCGGCTCGTCCGCCGCAAGAAAAAGCGCAAGGATTCCGATGCGTTTCTGGCCGAGTTGCAGGCTCTCACCCGCGGCGATCTGGTCGTCCATGTCGAACACGGCATCGGCAAATATCTTGGCCTCGAACCAGTCCCCGTGGGCAAAAGCCAACACGATTGTGTGCAGCTGGAATATAAGGGCGGCGACAAGCTGTTTATTCCGGTCGAGAACATTGACGTCCTCAGCCGCTATGGCTCTTCCGAAGAGGCCGTTATGCTTGACCGCCTCGGCGGCGAAGCATGGCAGAAACGCCGCGCCAAGCTGAAAGAGCGCATCACCGCCATCGCCGGCGAATTGATGAAGGTCGCGGCAGAGCGCGCACTCAAAAAAGCCCCGATCTTCGAAGCCGAGGAAGCCGGATACAACCAGTTCGTCGACCGTTTCCCATGGGAAGAGACCGACGATCAGGACGCGGCAATTACCGACGTTTTGCGCGACCTGGAAAGCGGCAAGCCAATGGACCGGCTCGTTTGCGGCGATGTCGGCTTTGGCAAAACAGAGGTCGCCCTGCGCGCCGCATTTGTCGCCGCAATGAGCGGGCAGCAGGTCGCCATCGTCGCCCCGACCACTCTGCTAGCCCGCCAGCATTACCAGAGCTTTTCCGAACGCTTTGCCGGCTTCCCGCTCAAGGTCGGACGCCTATCGCGTCTCGTCTCCTCCAAGGAAATCACCGAAACCCGCGAAGGCTTGGCCAGCGGCGATATCGACATTGTTGTCGGCACCCATGCGATCCTTTCCAAGTCGACCGAGTTTGCAAATCTCGGCCTTGTGATCGTGGACGAAGAGCAGCGCTTTGGCGTGACGCACAAGGAGAAGTTGAAACAGCTGCGTTCTGACGTGCATATGCTGACGCTCACCGCGACGCCAATCCCGCGCACGCTGCAAATGGCGATGACGGGTCTGCGCGAGCTTTCCACGATCCAGACCCCTCCGGTCGACCGCCTTGCGGTGCGCACATACGTGATGGAGTGGGACGATATGGTGATGCGCGAGGCTTTGCTGCGCGAACACCATCGCGGCGGGCAGAGCTTTATCGTCGTCCCGCGCATCTCCGACATGGCCGATGTCGAGGAATGGCTGCGCGAGAATGTGCCCGAAGTAAAACCGATCTCCGCGCACGGCCAAATGGGTGCTGGCGAGATCGAAGAGCGCATGAGCGCGTTTTACGAGGGCAAATACGAAGTCCTGCTATCGACGACCATCGTGGAAAGCGGCCTCGATCTGCCGAGCGCGAACACCATCATCATCCACCGTGCAGACCGCTTTGGCCTTGCGCAACTGTATCAATTGCGCGGGCGTGTGGGCCGGTCAAAACTGCGCGCTTACGCGTATCTGTCTTATGAGAAAGACGTGCAGCTTTCCGAGATTGCAGAGAAACGCCTCAAAGTGCTCGGCGACCTCGACAGTCTGGGTGCAGGCTTCCAGCTGGCGAGCCACGATCTCGACATTCGCGGCGCTGGCAATCTGCTGGGTGACGAGCAATCGGGCCATATTCGCGAGGTCGGCTTCGAGCTGTACCAATCCATGCTCGAAGACGCGATCCTCGCCGCGAAGGCTGGCGAAATGGGACTGGAAGCCGCGAAGGATAAAGTCTCACCGCAGATCACCGTCGATGCGCCGATCATGATTCCAGAGGAATATGTGCCCGATCTCGCGGTGCGCATGGCGCTCTATCGCCGCCTCAACCAAGCGCAGGACAAAGCCGAGATCGAGAGCCTAGCCGCTGAAATGATCGACCGATTTGGCGATCTGCCATCGCCGACCAAGAATCTGATCCGTCTGATCGAGATCAAGCATCAGGCGATCACCGCCAACATTGCCAAGGTTGATGTCGGCGCGCGCGGCACATTGGTGACATTCCACAATGATGACTTCCCAGATGGTCCGGGCCTTATCGCCTATGTTGATCGGCTCGCCGGAACAGCGAAGCTGCGCCCGGACATGAAGCTCGTCATCAACCGCGCATGGAGCGATCCGGAAAGCCGCCTCAACGGTTTGTTCCAGCTGACCAAGGGCTTGAGCGGGATTGTGAAGAAGGCGGCGAAAAGGAAGTAA
- a CDS encoding EAL domain-containing protein → MKSNPTSLTHSLREPTRGSFPGVKESALDSDLLRALDREEIEVLFQPQFSGSTGAVVGAEALARWQHPTLGEIGARDLFAIAERAALVAPLSRHVVARALQDAAAWPDELSLSLNITPEEMGDPRFAADFAELIGQSEIEPTRLMLEITEDLLLRNLKQASEALGALRKLGFRTALDDFGAGFCNFRYLRELPLDAIKLDKIMVDGVPGDPKALAVLRAIIALARALELDIYAEGIESEIQRAAIISEGCEYWQGFLRAQPMKSDQVLELAKTARGRGHG, encoded by the coding sequence ATGAAATCGAACCCTACTTCTTTGACCCACTCGCTTCGGGAGCCGACCAGAGGCTCTTTCCCGGGCGTGAAGGAATCTGCACTCGACAGCGATTTGTTGCGTGCGCTGGATCGGGAAGAGATTGAGGTTCTGTTTCAGCCACAGTTTTCCGGCAGCACCGGCGCGGTTGTGGGCGCAGAGGCGTTGGCGCGCTGGCAGCATCCCACGCTTGGTGAGATTGGCGCGCGCGACCTGTTCGCCATTGCAGAGCGGGCTGCTCTGGTTGCGCCTTTGTCACGGCATGTGGTCGCCCGCGCGTTGCAGGACGCGGCGGCGTGGCCCGATGAATTGAGCCTGTCGCTCAATATCACACCCGAAGAAATGGGCGATCCGCGCTTTGCCGCCGATTTTGCGGAATTGATCGGGCAAAGCGAAATCGAACCGACCCGTTTGATGCTTGAGATCACCGAAGATTTGCTGCTGCGCAATCTGAAACAGGCTAGCGAAGCCTTGGGCGCTTTGCGAAAGCTTGGTTTCCGCACGGCTCTTGATGATTTTGGTGCTGGTTTTTGCAATTTCCGGTATTTGCGCGAATTGCCGCTGGACGCGATAAAGCTCGACAAGATTATGGTCGACGGCGTGCCCGGTGACCCGAAAGCACTGGCGGTGCTACGCGCGATTATCGCGCTTGCCCGCGCGCTTGAACTCGATATCTATGCCGAGGGGATCGAAAGCGAGATCCAACGCGCCGCGATTATCTCCGAAGGGTGCGAATACTGGCAGGGCTTCCTGCGGGCGCAGCCGATGAAGAGCGATCAGGTGCTGGAACTGGCAAAAACAGCGCGCGGGCGCGGGCATGGGTAA
- a CDS encoding NAD kinase, giving the protein MTTATNGATNGLTNPFARMALLASETPRAQEAYHALLGQTDWVPIEEADVVVVLGGDGFMLQTLHGMLDAGRIVPAYGMNLGTVGFLMNRYDKRAVIANRLAKAHRKSIAPLRMEAVLQDGETQVLCAINEVSLLRETRQTAKIEITVGSRVRIKELVGDGVLVATPAGSTAYNFSANGPILPLDSELLALTPISPFRPRRWRGAILPDGMRIKLRVLDPDKRPVAAVADQKELRDIHEVTLEIARDTELELLFDPGQSLEERIVSEQFVTD; this is encoded by the coding sequence ATGACTACTGCGACCAATGGCGCGACCAATGGACTCACCAACCCGTTTGCCAGAATGGCTCTCCTCGCGTCGGAAACACCGCGAGCGCAGGAAGCGTATCATGCTCTATTGGGCCAGACCGATTGGGTCCCGATTGAAGAGGCCGATGTGGTCGTCGTGCTGGGCGGTGACGGCTTCATGCTGCAAACGCTGCACGGCATGCTCGACGCCGGGCGGATTGTGCCAGCATACGGGATGAACCTTGGCACAGTTGGGTTTCTGATGAACCGCTATGACAAGCGCGCGGTAATCGCCAATCGCCTTGCCAAAGCGCACCGGAAAAGCATCGCACCTCTGCGGATGGAAGCCGTGTTGCAGGATGGCGAGACGCAAGTGCTGTGCGCGATCAACGAGGTGTCCCTGCTGCGTGAGACGCGCCAAACAGCGAAGATTGAGATCACCGTCGGCAGCCGTGTCCGCATCAAGGAATTGGTGGGAGATGGCGTATTGGTCGCCACGCCCGCTGGCTCTACCGCGTATAATTTCTCTGCCAATGGCCCGATCCTGCCACTCGACAGCGAGCTGCTCGCGCTAACCCCGATCAGCCCGTTCCGCCCACGCCGGTGGCGCGGTGCCATTCTGCCTGACGGGATGCGGATCAAACTGCGCGTGTTGGACCCGGATAAGCGCCCCGTCGCGGCGGTGGCGGACCAAAAGGAACTTCGCGACATCCACGAAGTCACTCTGGAAATTGCCCGCGATACAGAACTGGAATTGCTATTCGACCCCGGCCAGTCGCTGGAAGAACGGATCGTTTCAGAGCAATTTGTGACTGATTAG
- a CDS encoding sulfite exporter TauE/SafE family protein: MIGAVPALLALAFLITALLYASVGFGGGSTYAALLAISGLDYRLLPMVALACNIVVVAGATLRFARAGLIPWRGAILMTALAAPAALIGGLIPIDQASFMLLLGASLVLTAVTMLTPISEGNIDVPSPLARYMPIIAAPLGFLAGVVGIGGGIFLAPLLHLTRWKDARAIAATASLFILVNSMFGLIGQLIKQGPGAFGGAIGAALPLLIAVAIGGQIGSLMAVKVLPKRWIRWLTAALVLVVGARLLVWQ; the protein is encoded by the coding sequence ATGATCGGAGCGGTTCCGGCGCTATTGGCGCTCGCCTTTCTGATCACCGCGCTGCTCTATGCGAGCGTCGGGTTCGGCGGCGGGTCAACCTATGCCGCGCTGCTGGCCATTTCGGGTCTCGATTACCGGCTGCTGCCGATGGTGGCGCTGGCTTGCAATATCGTGGTGGTCGCAGGCGCTACGCTGCGGTTCGCACGCGCGGGTTTGATCCCGTGGCGCGGTGCGATTTTGATGACTGCGCTTGCAGCTCCGGCAGCTTTGATTGGCGGTTTGATCCCGATTGATCAGGCGAGCTTTATGCTGCTGCTTGGCGCGAGCCTCGTGCTGACAGCGGTGACGATGCTTACCCCGATCAGCGAAGGTAACATTGACGTACCAAGTCCGCTTGCACGGTACATGCCGATTATCGCCGCTCCGCTGGGCTTTCTCGCCGGAGTGGTTGGCATCGGCGGCGGGATATTCCTTGCGCCCTTGCTCCACCTCACCCGCTGGAAAGACGCCCGCGCTATCGCGGCGACGGCCAGCCTGTTTATCCTCGTCAATTCGATGTTCGGTTTGATCGGCCAGCTTATCAAGCAAGGCCCCGGCGCGTTCGGCGGCGCAATCGGCGCAGCGCTGCCGCTGCTAATCGCAGTCGCAATCGGCGGCCAGATCGGCAGCCTGATGGCGGTGAAAGTGCTGCCCAAACGCTGGATCAGATGGCTAACCGCGGCGCTGGTGCTGGTTGTGGGGGCGAGGTTGTTGGTGTGGCAATGA
- the secA gene encoding preprotein translocase subunit SecA: MFETLMKSVFGSSNDRYIKSVGKIVNEINALEPQLQALSDDELRGQTDKFRGLLDAGSTLDEIMPEAFATIREASTRVFGMRHFDVQLIGGIVLHRGEIAEMRTGEGKTLMATLAVYLNAIEGKGVHVVTVNDYLASRDAEWMGQLYEWMGLTVGVVVPNMDEMSKRDAYNADITYGTNNEYGFDYLRDNMKHERSQMVQRPFNFAIVDEVDSILIDEARTPLIISGPTEDKSDLYVKLDEVAKEIPEDWYEKDEKAKNIQLTEDGLENTEKLLIEKGLLETDNLYDVENTQVVHHLDQALKAVHMFKRDDNYIVKDDKVVIIDEFTGRMMDGRRWSNGLHQAVEAKEGVKIEPENQTMASITFQNYFRMYPKLSGMTGTAATEAAEFWDIYSVNCVEIPTNKPVQRIDEEDEFYKNTMDKFAAIAKGIKEKNEIGQPILVGTVSIEKSELLSQFLDKEGVKHEILNARQHEREAHIVAQAGRLGAVTIATNMAGRGTDIQLGGNLDFRIEDECGAMEDGPEKDAAIAKLKEEVAEERQKVLDAGGLFVLGTERHESRRIDNQLRGRSGRQGDPGLSRFYLCLEDDLLRIFGPDTLFSKMMNSNLEDGEAIGSKWLSKAIETAQKKVEARNYDTRKQVVQYDDVMNDQRKVIYEQRGEIMESETVDDVVVDMRHDSINSIIAASCPPGSYPEQWDIEGLTEKVEEVFGLKLPFDEWVGEDQVEPEIFEERLRTQTDQLMEEKVAKNDPAIWRLVEKDVLLRQLDFHWKEHLATLDALRQVIWMRSIAQKQPINEYKQEAFGLFESMLDTLREEVTKILFKSELQIAQPQTEALPDLPDFLTGHIDPLTGLDNSNDGDGSAERPELFGSLAGSPRAASGPGGSNTDNPYANLNVSRNAPCPCGSGNKYKHCHGAAKTEGAKLNAE; encoded by the coding sequence ATGTTTGAAACGCTCATGAAATCGGTCTTTGGTTCATCCAACGACCGCTACATCAAATCCGTCGGCAAAATCGTCAACGAAATCAACGCGCTTGAGCCGCAGCTTCAGGCGCTTTCCGATGACGAATTGCGAGGGCAAACCGACAAGTTCCGCGGGCTTCTCGACGCGGGCAGCACGCTTGATGAGATCATGCCGGAAGCCTTCGCGACTATTCGCGAGGCGTCGACCCGCGTGTTTGGAATGCGCCACTTCGACGTTCAGCTGATCGGCGGCATCGTGCTCCATCGCGGTGAAATTGCCGAAATGCGCACCGGTGAGGGTAAAACCCTGATGGCGACGCTGGCGGTTTATCTCAACGCTATCGAGGGCAAGGGCGTGCACGTCGTGACCGTCAACGATTACCTCGCTTCGCGCGACGCAGAATGGATGGGCCAGCTGTATGAATGGATGGGCCTGACGGTTGGCGTGGTCGTGCCCAACATGGACGAGATGTCTAAACGTGACGCCTACAATGCCGACATCACATACGGCACAAACAACGAATACGGTTTCGATTATCTCCGCGACAATATGAAGCATGAGCGCAGCCAGATGGTGCAGCGCCCGTTCAATTTCGCGATTGTCGATGAGGTTGATTCGATCCTGATCGACGAGGCGCGGACGCCGCTGATTATCTCCGGCCCGACCGAGGACAAGTCCGATCTCTATGTGAAACTGGATGAGGTCGCGAAAGAGATTCCAGAAGACTGGTACGAGAAGGACGAGAAAGCCAAGAACATTCAGCTGACCGAAGACGGTCTGGAGAACACAGAAAAGCTGCTGATCGAAAAAGGTCTGCTCGAAACCGATAACCTTTACGACGTCGAGAACACACAGGTTGTGCACCACCTCGATCAGGCTCTCAAAGCCGTTCACATGTTCAAGCGCGATGACAATTACATCGTGAAGGACGACAAGGTAGTGATCATCGACGAGTTTACCGGCCGCATGATGGACGGTCGGCGTTGGTCAAACGGTCTGCATCAGGCGGTTGAAGCGAAAGAAGGCGTCAAGATCGAGCCAGAAAACCAGACGATGGCTTCGATCACATTCCAGAACTATTTCCGGATGTACCCGAAACTGTCCGGCATGACCGGTACAGCCGCGACCGAAGCAGCGGAATTCTGGGACATCTATAGCGTCAACTGCGTCGAAATTCCGACTAACAAGCCGGTGCAGCGCATCGACGAAGAAGACGAATTCTACAAAAACACGATGGATAAATTCGCGGCCATCGCGAAGGGTATCAAAGAGAAGAACGAGATCGGTCAGCCGATCCTGGTCGGTACGGTTTCAATCGAGAAATCCGAACTTCTCAGCCAGTTCCTCGACAAAGAAGGCGTGAAGCACGAAATTCTGAACGCGCGCCAGCACGAGCGCGAAGCGCATATTGTCGCGCAGGCGGGCCGTTTGGGTGCAGTGACCATCGCCACCAACATGGCGGGACGCGGCACCGATATTCAGCTTGGCGGTAACCTCGATTTCCGCATCGAAGACGAATGCGGCGCGATGGAAGACGGCCCAGAGAAAGACGCGGCCATCGCCAAACTGAAAGAAGAAGTAGCCGAAGAGCGCCAGAAGGTGCTCGACGCGGGCGGCTTGTTCGTCCTCGGCACGGAACGCCATGAAAGCCGCCGGATCGATAACCAGCTGCGCGGTCGTTCTGGCCGTCAGGGTGATCCCGGCCTGTCGCGCTTTTACCTATGTCTTGAAGACGATCTGCTGCGCATCTTTGGCCCGGACACGCTGTTCTCCAAGATGATGAATTCCAACCTCGAAGACGGCGAGGCAATTGGGTCTAAATGGCTATCCAAAGCCATCGAGACCGCTCAGAAAAAGGTCGAGGCGCGCAATTATGATACGCGTAAGCAGGTTGTTCAATACGATGACGTGATGAACGATCAGCGTAAGGTGATCTACGAGCAGCGCGGCGAGATCATGGAATCCGAAACGGTTGATGATGTTGTGGTCGATATGCGCCACGATTCGATCAATTCGATCATCGCGGCATCCTGTCCTCCGGGCTCCTATCCGGAGCAGTGGGATATCGAAGGTCTGACCGAGAAAGTCGAAGAAGTGTTTGGCCTGAAACTGCCCTTCGACGAGTGGGTTGGTGAGGATCAGGTCGAACCTGAAATCTTCGAAGAGCGTCTGCGCACCCAGACCGATCAACTGATGGAAGAAAAGGTTGCCAAGAATGATCCGGCAATCTGGCGTCTGGTCGAAAAAGACGTGCTGTTGCGCCAGTTGGACTTCCACTGGAAAGAACACCTCGCGACGCTCGATGCGCTGCGTCAGGTCATCTGGATGCGCAGCATCGCGCAGAAGCAGCCGATCAACGAATACAAGCAAGAGGCCTTCGGTCTGTTCGAATCGATGCTCGACACGCTGCGTGAAGAAGTGACGAAGATCCTGTTCAAATCGGAACTACAAATCGCTCAGCCGCAAACCGAGGCTCTGCCTGATTTGCCGGACTTCCTGACCGGTCATATCGATCCGCTGACGGGCCTCGACAATTCCAATGACGGCGATGGTTCGGCCGAGCGCCCTGAATTGTTCGGTTCACTCGCGGGCTCACCTCGCGCGGCGTCTGGTCCGGGCGGTTCGAACACGGATAACCCCTACGCAAACCTCAATGTGAGCCGCAATGCGCCGTGCCCATGCGGCAGCGGCAACAAGTACAAGCATTGCCATGGGGCAGCGAAGACAGAAGGTGCAAAGCTGAACGCAGAATAG
- a CDS encoding energy transducer TonB, which produces MKQLLLPVFAFGLMTSTQLYAQTAEAAVEAAAEAVEDAAKDAMELRRPPAPPPISVAPIAAPYDGKDKERITRPRLIDYSLLDAKPADYPPASWVADEEGTVEFEVTVNTSGDATSCRVLESSGYAALDAKTCETAVARGKFEPGTDETGVPVEATYRDRQIWNKREPEFPGTATIHVAFVVGKDGVSRDCEVIEISGEVSERMRRTFDREPCPGINRPARAVYRDENGNPISKRVELQVIVKAETIEE; this is translated from the coding sequence ATGAAACAACTTTTGCTACCTGTGTTCGCCTTTGGTCTTATGACGTCCACGCAACTTTATGCGCAAACAGCCGAGGCAGCGGTTGAGGCCGCAGCGGAGGCTGTCGAAGATGCTGCTAAGGACGCGATGGAATTGCGGCGTCCTCCTGCTCCGCCCCCGATTTCCGTCGCTCCGATTGCTGCTCCCTATGATGGAAAAGACAAAGAGCGGATCACTCGGCCACGGTTGATCGATTATTCCCTGCTAGATGCCAAGCCAGCTGATTACCCTCCGGCGTCGTGGGTCGCCGATGAAGAAGGAACGGTCGAATTTGAGGTAACGGTCAACACATCAGGCGATGCGACCTCATGCAGAGTACTTGAAAGCTCTGGCTATGCAGCGCTTGATGCAAAGACATGCGAAACCGCCGTTGCGCGCGGAAAGTTTGAACCCGGAACAGACGAGACCGGGGTGCCAGTTGAAGCAACATATCGTGACCGACAGATTTGGAATAAGCGAGAACCGGAATTCCCCGGAACAGCGACAATCCATGTCGCTTTCGTCGTCGGAAAAGATGGAGTTTCCAGGGATTGTGAGGTGATAGAGATCAGCGGCGAAGTATCTGAACGCATGCGCCGAACATTCGATCGAGAGCCATGCCCGGGCATCAATCGCCCTGCTCGCGCGGTGTACCGCGACGAAAATGGTAACCCAATTTCAAAACGCGTCGAATTGCAGGTTATTGTGAAAGCTGAAACGATTGAGGAATAG
- the argJ gene encoding bifunctional glutamate N-acetyltransferase/amino-acid acetyltransferase ArgJ, whose amino-acid sequence MDLTTSPLALPFPEMPPIAGVTLRVARARYKEWDRCDLTFVELSEGTSVAGVFTQSACASTEVELGRKQLDGGTARALIVNAGNSNAFTGYRGAEAVEQIMAQVSDGISCGPEQVFVSSTGVIGVPLPKDRAREGVASVLSAEPCGWEDAANAIATTDTFAKGAHASAMIGETRVELCGIIKGSGMIAPDMATMLGYIFTDANVAPAFLQEILNDANAKTYSCITVDGDTSTSDTVLAFATGKAGHARIESWGSPGADAFAAALTDVCRQLAQLVVRDGEGASKFIAVRVSGAVSDESARRVGLAVANSPLVKTAIAGEDANWGRVVMAVGKAGEPADRDRLSIAFGGVWAARNGVPVDDYDEAPVAEHLKGEDIDLAIELGMGNGRATVWTCDLTHGYISINADYRS is encoded by the coding sequence ATGGATCTGACCACTTCCCCGCTCGCTCTGCCCTTCCCCGAAATGCCGCCCATTGCAGGCGTTACCCTGCGCGTTGCGCGTGCGCGGTATAAGGAATGGGACCGCTGCGATCTGACCTTTGTCGAACTTTCCGAAGGGACGTCTGTCGCAGGAGTTTTCACGCAAAGCGCCTGCGCTTCAACCGAAGTTGAATTGGGCCGCAAGCAATTGGACGGCGGCACTGCACGCGCTTTGATCGTGAACGCGGGCAACTCGAACGCATTCACCGGCTATCGCGGCGCAGAAGCGGTCGAGCAAATCATGGCGCAAGTCAGCGACGGAATCAGCTGCGGGCCGGAGCAGGTCTTCGTGTCTTCGACCGGTGTGATCGGTGTCCCCCTGCCGAAAGACCGCGCCCGCGAAGGCGTCGCCTCGGTGCTTTCTGCCGAGCCATGCGGATGGGAGGATGCAGCCAATGCCATCGCCACGACGGACACATTCGCAAAAGGCGCTCACGCTTCTGCCATGATCGGCGAAACCCGCGTCGAATTATGCGGGATCATCAAAGGCAGCGGCATGATCGCGCCTGACATGGCGACCATGCTCGGCTACATCTTCACCGACGCCAATGTCGCGCCTGCATTTCTCCAAGAAATCCTGAACGATGCGAACGCCAAGACATACAGCTGCATCACGGTCGATGGGGACACGTCGACAAGCGACACTGTGCTTGCTTTTGCGACCGGCAAAGCGGGACACGCGCGGATCGAAAGCTGGGGCAGCCCCGGCGCGGACGCTTTCGCAGCGGCTTTGACGGACGTCTGCCGTCAGCTGGCGCAATTGGTGGTGCGAGACGGTGAAGGCGCGAGCAAGTTCATTGCCGTGCGTGTCTCTGGTGCAGTCAGCGATGAAAGCGCCCGCCGTGTTGGTTTGGCAGTCGCCAACTCCCCGCTCGTCAAAACCGCCATTGCCGGAGAGGATGCCAATTGGGGCCGCGTGGTTATGGCTGTCGGCAAGGCGGGCGAGCCAGCGGACCGTGACAGGCTTTCCATCGCATTCGGAGGCGTATGGGCCGCGCGAAACGGCGTGCCCGTAGATGATTACGACGAGGCACCCGTTGCAGAACACCTCAAAGGAGAGGACATCGATCTCGCCATCGAGCTCGGCATGGGCAATGGCCGTGCCACGGTTTGGACCTGCGATCTCACCCACGGCTATATCTCGATCAACGCGGATTACCGGAGCTGA